The Rhea pennata isolate bPtePen1 chromosome Z, bPtePen1.pri, whole genome shotgun sequence genome includes a region encoding these proteins:
- the RPP25L gene encoding ribonuclease P protein subunit p25-like protein isoform X1 — MLGLLKGRYAQVCSVRALVLMVGGSNALFSIMENYKKTKIVEKPCPLPFTDLPPDIIEMKVKDGSKIRNLMGYAIGKMELDSVRQILFTGSGKAVSKTITCVEIMKRRLKELHQITKVLFKQIEEIWEPIVPEAGLDTLTVKRNIPAICVLLSKDALDPQEPGYQAPGSFEAFWIETLKAESQGQMKRKQGGGRGAGNTEKHPRPVGGHEESCEKS; from the exons ATGCTTGGGTTGCTGAAGGGGAGGTATGCCCAGGTCTGTAGTGTGCGTGCTCTGGTACTGATGGTGGGAGGCAGCAATG cgCTATTCAGCATAATGGAGAACTATAAGAAGACCAAGATTGTGGAGAAACCTTGTCCTCTTCCTTTCACTGACCTGCCCCCTGATATTATTGAAATGAAAGTGAAGGACGGGAGCAAAATCAGAAACCTGATGGGATATGCGATAGGCAAGATGGAGCTGGACTCAGTGAGACAGATCCTTTTCACTGGCTCAGGCAAGGCCGTCAGCAAGACCATTACTTGTGTGGAAATCATGAAACGAAGGCTCAAAGAACTCCACCAGATCACCAAAGTGCTCTTCAAACAGATCGAAGAGATCTGGGAACCCATTGTGCCTGAGGCAGGCCTTGATACCTTGACAGTGAAGAGAAACATTCCTGCCATATGTGTCTTGCTCAGCAAAGATGCCCTTGATCCCCAAGAGCCTGGATATCAGGCTCCAGGCTCTTTTGAAGCTTTCTGGATCGAGACGCTCAAAGCTGAGTCCCAGGGCCAAATGAAGAGGAAGCAAGGTGGAGGAAGGGGAGCTGGCAACACAGAGAAGCACCCTCGGCCTGTTGGAGGGCATGAGGAGTCCTGCGAAAAGTCCTGA
- the RPP25L gene encoding ribonuclease P protein subunit p25-like protein isoform X2: MENYKKTKIVEKPCPLPFTDLPPDIIEMKVKDGSKIRNLMGYAIGKMELDSVRQILFTGSGKAVSKTITCVEIMKRRLKELHQITKVLFKQIEEIWEPIVPEAGLDTLTVKRNIPAICVLLSKDALDPQEPGYQAPGSFEAFWIETLKAESQGQMKRKQGGGRGAGNTEKHPRPVGGHEESCEKS; encoded by the coding sequence ATGGAGAACTATAAGAAGACCAAGATTGTGGAGAAACCTTGTCCTCTTCCTTTCACTGACCTGCCCCCTGATATTATTGAAATGAAAGTGAAGGACGGGAGCAAAATCAGAAACCTGATGGGATATGCGATAGGCAAGATGGAGCTGGACTCAGTGAGACAGATCCTTTTCACTGGCTCAGGCAAGGCCGTCAGCAAGACCATTACTTGTGTGGAAATCATGAAACGAAGGCTCAAAGAACTCCACCAGATCACCAAAGTGCTCTTCAAACAGATCGAAGAGATCTGGGAACCCATTGTGCCTGAGGCAGGCCTTGATACCTTGACAGTGAAGAGAAACATTCCTGCCATATGTGTCTTGCTCAGCAAAGATGCCCTTGATCCCCAAGAGCCTGGATATCAGGCTCCAGGCTCTTTTGAAGCTTTCTGGATCGAGACGCTCAAAGCTGAGTCCCAGGGCCAAATGAAGAGGAAGCAAGGTGGAGGAAGGGGAGCTGGCAACACAGAGAAGCACCCTCGGCCTGTTGGAGGGCATGAGGAGTCCTGCGAAAAGTCCTGA